One window of the Manihot esculenta cultivar AM560-2 chromosome 14, M.esculenta_v8, whole genome shotgun sequence genome contains the following:
- the LOC110600115 gene encoding berberine bridge enzyme-like 21, which yields MRQVYIPSTRHSITQSFSSMANSTNFCALLLALILYLSSFTWAAIDVSVYESFLQCLQNNTNPQDHISDFVYSQTNASYTSVLQAYIRNARLINSTTPKPKPLIILAPTQISHVQASVICSKKVGYQLKIRSGGHDYEGISYSSDDPFFLLDMFNLRSVDVDVKNESAWVQTGATLGEVYYRIWEKSKAHGFPAGICPTVGVGGHFSGGGYGNMLRKFGLAVDNVLDAQIVDANGKLLDRKAMGEDLFWAIRGGGGASFGVIISYKIKLVLVPEIVTVFKVERFIEDNATDVAYKWQLVAPKTDKNLFMRMLLQPVTSKTKKKQKTIRVSVYALYLGEADTLVSLLGKEFPELGLKKENCNETSWIRSVVWWANSDHVTSPKDLLDRNLNSAKFLKRKSDYVQTPISKDGLKWIWQRMIELGKTGLVFNPYGGRMDEISSSDAPFPHRAGNLFKIQYSVNWEQAGSKAENEYLTQIRKLYSYMTPFVSKNPRSAFLNYRDLDIGVMEAGKNSYEEGSVYGIKYFKGNFDRLVKVKTVIDPENFFRNEQSIPTLSRGYSGVDVGRDSRSIVKLIIGVIIYLLSF from the exons ATGCGCCAAGTATATATTCCATCCACACGACACAGCATAACACAATCATTTTCATCAATGGCGAACTCAACAAATTTTTGTGCCTTGCTTCTTGCTCTTATCTtatacctttcttcttttacaTGGGCTGCCATTGATGTTTCAGTCTATGAATCCTTCCTTCAATGTCTGCAAAACAATACAAACCCACAAGACCACATCTCAGACTTTGTCTATTCCCAGACAAACGCATCTTACACTTCAGTTCTTCAAGCCTACATTCGAAACGCTCGATTGATTAACTCCACTACCCCAAAACCAAAACCTTTAATCATTTTAGCCCCTACACAGATTTCCCATGTCCAAGCCTCTGTTATCTGCTCCAAAAAGGTTGGTTACCAACTCAAAATCCGCAGTGGCGGCCATGATTATGAAGGGATTTCTTATAGCTCTGACGATCCCTTTTTCCTTCTTGATATGTTTAATCTTCGATCTGTTGATGTAGATGTTAAAAATGAGTCTGCTTGGGTTCAAACTGGTGCTACTCTTGGGGAAGTTTATTATAGAATCTGGGAGAAAAGCAAAGCTCATGGATTCCCAGCTGGGATTTGTCCAACTGTTGGTGTCGGTGGGCATTTTAGTGGGGGTGGTTATGGGaacatgttgaggaaatttggtTTGGCAGTGGATAACGTGCTTGATGCTCAAATAGTTGATGCTAATGGCAAGCTTTTGGATAGAAAAGCAATGGGTGAGGATCTGTTTTGGGCTATTCGTGGGGGTGGAGGAGCAAGTTTTGGTGTTATAATCTCTTACAAGATCAAGCTTGTTCTTGTTCCTGAGATTGTTACTGTTTTCAAGGTTGAAAGATTTATTGAAGATAATGCTACTGATGTTGCTTATAAGTGGCAACTTGTTGCTCCGAAAACAGATAAAAATCTCTTCATGAGGATGCTTTTGCAGCCTGTAACCTCCAAGACAAAGAAAAAGCAGAAGACCATTAGAGTATCTGTTTATGCTTTGTATTTAGGAGAAGCTGATACTCTTGTGTCTTTATTGGGCAAAGAATTCCCTGAATTGGGGTTGAAAAAGGAGAATTGTAACGAGACGAGTTGGATTCGGTCTGTTGTCTGGTGGGCTAACTCCGATCATGTAACATCCCCCAAAGATCTACTTGATAGAAATCTTAACTCGGCCAAATTCTTGAAGAGGAAATCAGATTATGTGCAGACACCAATATCCAAAGATGGGTTGAAATGGATTTGGCAAAGGATGATTGAATTGGGAAAGACTGGATTAGTTTTCAATCCTTATGGTGGAAGAATGGATGAAATTTCTTCCTCAGATGCTCCATTTCCACATCGGGCTGGGAATTTATTCAAGATCCAGTATTCAGTGAATTGGGAACAAGCAGGAAGCAAAGCAGAGAACGAATACTTAACTCAAATAAGGAAGCTTTACAGCTATATGACCCCATTTGTGTCCAAAAATCCAAGAAGTGCATTCTTGAACTACAGAGATCTTGACATTGGTGTGATGGAAGCTGGTAAAAACAGCTATGAAGAGGGTAGCGTTTATGGGATCAAGTACTTCAAAGGAAACTTTGATAGATTGGTGAAAGTGAAGACTGTAATTGATCCGGAGAATTTCTTCAGGAATGAACAGAGCATCCCTACTCTTTCAA GAGGGTACTCAGGCGTAGATGTGGGCAGAGATTCAAGGTCCATCGTCAAGCTAATAATAGGtgtaataatatatttactCAGCTTTTAG